Proteins from a genomic interval of Amycolatopsis sp. cg13:
- a CDS encoding TIGR03086 family metal-binding protein → MTTFDLDRQSLLVLDPIVAKTTAADLDRSTPCAGWTLADLLRHQVSENRAFAEAARNGSAKDWDSGQLGEDPYTAYAASVTDYLAAYGEADVAERQIAINTFGTFPGTVAIAMHLVDTVAHGWDLAKTLDVAYDPVPEAVHAALQFALMIPTDPKERVERGTFAPVVPVSTDESELDQFLGLLGRDPQWRVS, encoded by the coding sequence ATGACCACGTTCGACCTCGACCGGCAGTCCCTCCTCGTCCTCGACCCGATCGTCGCGAAGACCACCGCGGCGGACCTCGACCGGTCCACGCCGTGCGCCGGCTGGACGCTCGCTGATCTGCTCCGCCACCAAGTCAGCGAAAACCGCGCCTTCGCCGAAGCAGCGCGCAACGGCTCCGCGAAGGACTGGGACAGCGGTCAGCTCGGCGAAGACCCGTACACCGCGTACGCAGCTTCGGTGACCGACTATCTCGCCGCGTACGGCGAAGCCGACGTCGCGGAACGCCAGATCGCCATCAACACCTTCGGCACCTTCCCCGGCACAGTCGCGATCGCGATGCACCTCGTCGACACAGTCGCGCACGGCTGGGACCTAGCCAAGACCCTCGACGTCGCCTACGACCCGGTGCCGGAAGCGGTGCACGCCGCCCTGCAATTCGCGCTGATGATCCCGACCGACCCGAAGGAACGCGTCGAGCGCGGAACCTTCGCGCCGGTAGTGCCGGTCAGCACCGACGAAAGCGAACTGGACCAGTTCCTCGGGTTGCTGGGCCGCGACCCGCAGTGGCGGGTCAGCTGA
- a CDS encoding PLP-dependent aminotransferase family protein — protein MDLHLDLSGTRGHRDEIYRQIREAVLDGRLRDGDALPPTRELAHQLAVSRTTVTAAYERLTAEGFLTGRVGAGTYVRAGAAPRPVEPAGLAEGVQPRPEWTDVPAPPRAFTDPPEFDFRAGVPDVRLFPFDTWRRLMTQSLRSTRAELMTYGEPQGDPRLRTELSRHLAVSRNVRVRPEHLVITSGAQQTIDLVARVLLRPGDLAAVEDPGYPPPRLLLGTLGVRVEPVPVDDEGIVVDAIPPGTRLVHVTPSHQYPLGVAMSPSRRRALLDWAEDNGAVVVEDDYDTEFRYSGRPLEPLHSLDSHGRVVYVGSFSKVLSPALRLGFLAAPPALAEAIVKAKYLADWHSPGIEQAVVAAFIAEGGFARHVRRMRGIYRARHDLLVDGLRAEFGDVLEPVPASAGLHLSASADRDLRGFARKATGAGVRLFSLGDFSVAARRHGLLFGYGAIATDQIGPGLARLRRVFDGRAH, from the coding sequence GTGGACCTGCACCTGGACCTGTCCGGCACCCGCGGCCACCGCGACGAGATCTACCGACAGATCCGCGAAGCGGTGCTCGACGGGCGGCTCCGCGACGGCGACGCGCTGCCGCCGACCCGGGAGCTGGCGCACCAGCTGGCCGTTTCGCGCACCACCGTCACCGCGGCGTACGAACGCCTCACCGCGGAAGGATTCCTCACCGGCCGGGTCGGAGCCGGTACTTACGTGCGGGCCGGCGCCGCGCCGCGCCCTGTCGAACCGGCCGGGCTCGCCGAGGGAGTCCAGCCGCGTCCAGAGTGGACAGACGTGCCCGCGCCGCCTCGGGCGTTCACGGACCCGCCGGAGTTCGATTTCCGTGCCGGAGTCCCGGATGTGCGGCTGTTTCCGTTCGACACCTGGCGTCGCCTGATGACCCAGTCGTTGCGCAGTACCCGCGCGGAGCTGATGACTTACGGCGAACCGCAAGGCGATCCCCGGCTGCGCACCGAACTCTCGCGGCACCTCGCGGTGTCCCGGAACGTTCGCGTACGCCCCGAACATCTCGTGATCACCTCGGGCGCGCAGCAGACGATCGACCTCGTCGCCCGCGTCCTGTTGCGGCCCGGCGATCTGGCTGCGGTCGAGGATCCCGGTTATCCGCCGCCGCGCCTGCTGCTCGGCACGCTCGGAGTCCGCGTCGAGCCGGTTCCAGTGGACGACGAGGGCATCGTGGTCGACGCGATTCCGCCGGGCACTCGTCTGGTGCACGTGACGCCGTCGCACCAGTATCCGCTCGGTGTCGCGATGTCGCCGTCTCGCCGGCGAGCGTTGCTGGATTGGGCTGAGGACAACGGGGCCGTGGTGGTCGAGGACGATTACGACACCGAGTTCCGCTACTCCGGACGTCCGCTGGAACCGTTGCACAGCTTGGATTCTCACGGCCGGGTGGTCTATGTCGGCTCGTTCTCGAAGGTCCTGTCGCCCGCGCTGCGGCTGGGTTTTCTCGCCGCGCCGCCTGCTCTCGCCGAAGCGATCGTGAAGGCGAAGTACCTCGCCGACTGGCATTCCCCGGGGATCGAGCAGGCGGTGGTCGCGGCGTTCATCGCCGAGGGCGGGTTCGCCCGCCACGTCCGCCGGATGCGCGGCATCTACCGCGCCCGCCACGACCTGCTCGTGGACGGCCTGCGCGCAGAATTCGGCGACGTGCTGGAGCCGGTGCCCGCGTCGGCCGGTCTGCACTTGAGCGCGTCGGCGGACCGGGACCTGCGCGGCTTCGCGCGGAAGGCGACCGGGGCGGGCGTCCGGCTGTTCTCGCTCGGCGATTTCTCCGTGGCGGCGCGGCGGCACGGGCTGCTGTTCGGCTACGGCGCGATCGCCACCGATCAGATCGGCCCCGGGCTCGCCCGGTTGCGCCGGGTGTTCGACGGACGAGCGCATTAG
- a CDS encoding neutral zinc metallopeptidase, translating to MTYYAGGPWPPAGPQPPPPRRKAGKALGAVAAVAIVAATLALMAVVPHEVSGHAIAAPDADAMPDRQDAKPVRKLSGNPLLAEGVALGRVSCDLPDLSRDAEQLKTFYTALVGCLKQAWQPALDKADEPNLPVKVSVTLPKTSACGNAPSRDEAVAYYCGGDATIYAPTDWMLSDAGLSRARHLATLAHEYGHHVQRESGILDAASAEMGSPEPTSDADKAVVRRIELQANCFGALFLNAAADHGSISRATANAAVADYGRADDSGDHGTRANQLAWAKAGYTGAGPSACDTWSASADKVS from the coding sequence ATGACGTATTACGCCGGGGGCCCGTGGCCTCCCGCAGGACCGCAGCCACCGCCGCCGCGCCGAAAAGCGGGCAAAGCGCTGGGCGCCGTCGCCGCGGTGGCGATCGTCGCGGCCACGCTCGCGCTCATGGCCGTCGTGCCGCACGAGGTGTCCGGGCACGCGATCGCGGCCCCGGACGCCGACGCGATGCCGGACCGCCAGGACGCCAAACCGGTGCGCAAGCTCAGCGGCAATCCGTTGCTGGCCGAGGGCGTCGCGCTCGGCCGGGTGTCGTGCGATCTGCCGGATCTGAGCCGGGACGCGGAGCAGCTCAAGACCTTCTACACCGCGCTGGTCGGCTGCCTGAAACAGGCGTGGCAGCCCGCGCTGGACAAAGCGGACGAGCCGAACCTGCCGGTCAAGGTGTCGGTCACGCTGCCGAAGACCAGCGCCTGCGGCAACGCGCCGTCCCGGGACGAAGCGGTCGCGTACTACTGCGGCGGCGACGCCACGATCTACGCGCCCACCGACTGGATGCTGTCGGACGCCGGGCTGAGCCGGGCCCGGCACCTGGCGACGCTCGCGCACGAGTACGGCCACCACGTCCAGCGCGAGAGCGGCATCCTCGACGCGGCGAGCGCGGAGATGGGTTCGCCGGAGCCGACCAGCGACGCGGACAAGGCCGTCGTGCGCCGGATCGAGCTGCAGGCCAACTGCTTCGGCGCGCTGTTCCTCAACGCCGCGGCGGACCACGGGTCGATCAGCCGGGCCACCGCGAACGCCGCTGTCGCCGACTACGGCCGAGCCGACGACAGCGGCGACCACGGCACCCGCGCGAACCAGTTGGCCTGGGCGAAGGCGGGCTACACCGGAGCCGGCCCGTCCGCCTGCGACACCTGGTCGGCTTCGGCGGACAAGGTCAGCTGA